GGCGTTTTTTTATGGTGCGGCGGCGCTTTTTGCAATAAGGCGCTGCTGCCGCACAACAGTGAACACTCGCTTTATCCGCGTTTCGACGCCCTCTGTTTTCTTCCTCGTGTATCGCTGTTTTTCGTCGCGCCTGCCAAAGGTAAACTGCTTAATCCTGTTCTGAGGTTTATCGGATGAAAGAGATGTTTATCGACACCCACTGCCATTTTGATTTTCCCCCTTTTATCGATCGCACCGAGGAAAGCCTGCGTCTGGCTGCCGCGGCAGGCGTGGAAAACATCATTGTGCCCGCAGTGGACGCCAGCCGGTTTGCCGGCGTGCTGAAGTTGGCCAGCGATCACCCACCGCTGTGGGCCGCGCTGGGTTTGCATCCTGTTGTGATTAATCAGCATCAGGATGCCCATCTGGCGCAGCTGGACACGCTGCTCGCCAGCAAGCCGCCTAAGCTGGTGGCAATCGGTGAAATCGGTCTCGATCTCTACATGGAGCAGCCGGACTTTAGCCGACAGCAATGGCTGCTCGATGCGCAGCTTCGGCTGGCGCGCGACCACGATTTGCCGGTGATCCTGCATTCCCGGCGCACGCACGACAAGCTGGCGCTGCACCTGCGTCGCATCGATCTGCCCCGGCGCGGCGTGGTACACGGCTTTGCCGGTAGCCTGCAGCAGGCAGAGGCGTTTATTAAGCTGGGCTATGCGATCGGCGTCGGCGGCACCATTACCTATCCACGCGCCAGCAAGACGCGCAACACCATCGCGCAGCTGCCGCTCTCATCGCTGCTGTTGGAAACCGATGCGCCCGATATGCCGCTGAATGGCTTTCAGGGCGAGCCGAATCGGCCGGAACAGGTGCGGCGTGTCTGGCAGGCGCTGTGCGAACTGCGCAGTGAACCGGCTGAGCAGATCGCCAGCACGATTTACGCTACCACCCGACGCCTGTTCGCATTTTGAGCCCATTGGCGATTTCCAACCCCGGCCCGTTCTATGTTAAAATTATCACATTGAAAGGCCGCGGCGAGGCACGTTATTGCCCATCTGCCCGCCGCTTCGCCGTGGTGATGTGATTGTCCGCACGTTTCCGTCGGGTTCAGTCTGTTATTATTTTAACATTGCGCGCTGCACGGCGCGTTTACCTTGTCTGCAAGTTGGAGAATAAACATGAGTGATGTAACCGCCTCTGCGCTGCGCGCGCTGAAATTGATGGATCTGACCACCCTGAACGACGATGACACCGATGCCAAAGTGATCGCGCTATGCCGTCAGGCCAATTCGCCTGCGGGCACCACAGCCGCTATCTGCATCTATCCGCGCTTTATCCCGGTTGCCCGCAAGGCGCTGCGCGAGCAGGGCACGCCAGAGGTGCGCATCGCGACGGTCACCAACTTCCCGCACGGCAATGATGATATCGATATCGCGCTGGCCGAAACCCGCGCGGCAATTGCCTACGGTGCCGATGAAGTTGACGTGGTGTTTCCGTATCGCGCGCTGATGGCAGGCAACCAGGAAGTGGGTTTTGCGCTGGTGAAAGCCTGTAAAGAAGCCTGCGCCGCCGCTAACGTGCTGCTGAAAGTGATCATTGAAACCGGTGAGCTGAAATCAGAAGCACTGATCCGTCAGGCCTCTGAAATCGCTATCGATGCCGGTGCCGACTTCATCAAAACCTCTACCGGTAAAGTGCCGGTGAACGCCACGCCGGAAGTGGCGCAAATCATGCTCAGCGTCATCCGTGACAAAGGCGTGCAGCAGCAGGTTGGCTTTAAGCCTGCCGGTGGCGTGCGTACCGCTGACGATGCGGCGATCTACCTGAAGCTGGCCGATGACATTCTGGGCAGCGACTGGGCCGATGCGCGTCATTTCCGCTTTGGCGCCTCGAGCCTGTTAACCAGCCTGCTGCAGGCCACGGGCCATCAGGTTGCCGCCAGCACCTCCAGCTACTAACTCTTTGCGCTAAAAGATCGGGAGATCGACATGTTTTTGCCACAGGAAATTATTCGCAAAAAGCGTGACGGCAAGGTGCTGAGCGAAGAAGAGATCCGTTTTTTCATTCAGGGCGTCAGCGATAACAGCGTGACGGAAGGGCAGATTGCCGCGCTGGCCAT
The sequence above is drawn from the Duffyella gerundensis genome and encodes:
- a CDS encoding TatD family hydrolase, which codes for MKEMFIDTHCHFDFPPFIDRTEESLRLAAAAGVENIIVPAVDASRFAGVLKLASDHPPLWAALGLHPVVINQHQDAHLAQLDTLLASKPPKLVAIGEIGLDLYMEQPDFSRQQWLLDAQLRLARDHDLPVILHSRRTHDKLALHLRRIDLPRRGVVHGFAGSLQQAEAFIKLGYAIGVGGTITYPRASKTRNTIAQLPLSSLLLETDAPDMPLNGFQGEPNRPEQVRRVWQALCELRSEPAEQIASTIYATTRRLFAF
- the deoC gene encoding deoxyribose-phosphate aldolase, with the translated sequence MSDVTASALRALKLMDLTTLNDDDTDAKVIALCRQANSPAGTTAAICIYPRFIPVARKALREQGTPEVRIATVTNFPHGNDDIDIALAETRAAIAYGADEVDVVFPYRALMAGNQEVGFALVKACKEACAAANVLLKVIIETGELKSEALIRQASEIAIDAGADFIKTSTGKVPVNATPEVAQIMLSVIRDKGVQQQVGFKPAGGVRTADDAAIYLKLADDILGSDWADARHFRFGASSLLTSLLQATGHQVAASTSSY